The following coding sequences lie in one Arachis ipaensis cultivar K30076 chromosome B03, Araip1.1, whole genome shotgun sequence genomic window:
- the LOC107633947 gene encoding uncharacterized protein LOC107633947, which translates to MRPPKGLHLPRPDLVCKLKKSLYGLKQASRQWNVKLTSMLVSLGYKQSINDYSLFTKQSAKSFTAVLVYVDDLILTGDDQDEIRKTKMALDKAFSIKDIGDLKYFLGLEIARSNKDISVCQRKYVTYLLKDYGLSDAKPVSTPMEYTSKLSRSATPPYDDISAYCRLVGRLVYLTTTRPDICYAVGKLSQCLDCPTTSHYQAAIRVLKYLKNAPATGLIFPTSSDLCLKGFTDADWASCPDTRRSISGYCFFLGDALVSWKSKKQPTVARSSSEAEYIAMAGGVCEVQWLSYLLHDLNIPITQPIPFYCDNQSALYIAANPVFHERTKHIEVDCHVVRERAVSGLVKLLHFSSKNQTADIFTKALAPGPFQNCFSKLGLFDLYAPQLRGNGTSDFVT; encoded by the coding sequence ATGAGACCCCCTAAAGGCCTTCATCTACCAAGACCGGACCTAGTCTGCAAACTCAAAAAGTCTCTCTATGGCTTAAAACAAGCCAGCAGGCAATGGAACGTGAAACTGACTTCAATGTTAGTTAGTTTGGGGTACAAACAATCCATCAATGATTACTCTCTCTTTACTAAACAATCTGCCAAGTCGTTTACTGCTGTTTTGGTTTATGTGGATGATTTAATACTGACAGGGGATGACCAAGatgaaataagaaaaacaaagatGGCTCTAGACAAAGCATTCAGCATCAAGGACATAGGTGATCTCAAATATTTCTTAGGCTTGGAAATAGCTAGGAGCAACAAAGATATCTCTGTTTGTCAAAGAAAATATGTCACTTATTTGTTGAAGGACTATGGCTTGAGTGATGCCAAACCAGTTAGTACTCCCATGGAGTATACATCAAAACTATCCAGATCAGCTACACCTCCATATGACGACATTTCAGCATATTGCAGATTGGTTGGGAGATTGGTGTATTTGACCACGACAAGGCCAGACATTTGTTATGCAGTTGGCAAGTTAAGTCAGTGTTTGGACTGCCCCACAACATCCCACTATCAAGCAGCGATTCGTGTGTTGAAATACCTCAAGAATGCCCCCGCTACTGGCCTCATATTCCCTACCTCTTCCGACCTCTGTCTGAAAGGCTTTACTGATGCTGACTGGGCATCTTGTCCAGATACCAGGAGGTCAATTTCTGGGTATTGCTTTTTTTTGGGTGATGCTTTGGTTTCTTGGAAGAGTAAAAAGCAACCTACTGTAGCGAGGTCATCCTCAGAAGCCGAGTATATAGCCATGGCAGGTGGTGTGTGTGAGGTTCAATGGTTGTCCTATCTTCTACATGATCTTAATATTCCTATTACTCAGCCCATTCCCTTTTATTGTGATAACCAGTCTGCCCTTTATATTGCAGCGAATCCTGTGTTTCATGAAAGGACTAAGCACATTGAGGTAGATTGTCATGTGGTGCGAGAAAGAGCTGTGTCTGGGTTAGTTAAGTTGCTACATTTctcaagcaaaaatcaaacagCGGATATCTTCACCAAGGCCTTAGCACCTGGTCCTTTTCAGAATTGTTTTAGCAAGCTAGGCCTGTTCGATTTGTATGCTCCTCAATTGAGGGGGAATGGTACCAGTGATTTTGTTACTTGA